The Meleagris gallopavo isolate NT-WF06-2002-E0010 breed Aviagen turkey brand Nicholas breeding stock unplaced genomic scaffold, Turkey_5.1 ChrUn_random_7183001874166, whole genome shotgun sequence genomic interval CCCTCACCTTTCTTGATGGTCCAGAAGGTGGCTACAGACAGGAGGAGGGTGAAAACCAGTGATGTCACCGCAATGACTGTGAAATCAGGCAGAGTGTGGGGCACTGGGGACTGAATGGGAAGATGGGGACAGAGGGGAATTTTGGGGTTTTAGGAGTGTGAAGGGGTCAGAGGGGGGTGATACGAACATTGCATTTTGATAAGGAGGTAgtgatgggatggggacacaggggATGGATGGGGACAATTGGAAGAGATGGGGACAGTAGGAATAAAGGACAGTCCCTCACCTGTGGGTGCTGTCCCTTTCGTGGAGCTGGACACATGGCCTGGTGGGACAAATGGATGGGCTGAGTGACCAAGTGTTCCCAGGTCTGCTAGCACACAGCCCACAGCACACAGTGCATTGGTAGGTGGCAGGGCATGCAGCCTTCGGCAGGTGCCCAGAGAGACACCTCTGTCCCTTGGGACGGGTGGGCTGATGTGGGATTTCTGTGACACAGAGGACTGATAATCTAACTAGAATGAATTAGGAATTGCCTGGCAGAGATGCAGGTGTGCACTGTTTGATACTGCAGCACAATACTCCCCTTGCAGTGTCTGTGAAAATTAGAAAGGACTCATATGTTCCTCTGTGTCTATGGGAAGGCAGCATCCCACTTGCAAGACTGCAGCCTGCATCTCCCTTACTGACACCATACAAAGACTCTTTCTGATGCCATTGTTCCAGGTGGAGGTACCGAGAGCCCAAAGCACACCAACATAGGGCCATCCCCACACCATGGCCACAGCATCATATTCTTCCTGAGTACGAACTCACACCGTAAGGAACAATCTCACACCTGGAAATCGCTCCCATTTCCCTTCCATACGCTCATAATGATATTGCAATAATCCTTGAAGCATCCTTACCCAGGCTTCAAAGGCTCCGTGGCCACCCcctatcttttctttctcttcctgggCACTGCAGACCCCCATTTCTGTAGCACGGGATGGAGTCTGGATAACCCTTACAGAGCCTTCCTCTCTCTATAGCATCTCATGCTGCACATGGGACGTCCATCTGACATTCAGTCCCACTGGCACCTCTGTCCCCACCACCCTGATCTCATGTCCCACCTGTGACATGCAGGTCCCGCGGAGGACTGAGGGCAGAGCTCCTCAGCCAGTTTTTCTCGTTCCTCTGCAGGTACAAACACCTGTATGTCCCACTGCTCCCCTCAGTGATGCTCAGCAGCATGGAGTTGATGACCCTGCCCTCTTGGGCTTTCATGCTGTACACCTCCAACCCATCCTTGCAGAAGACAATTCGGGTAGCAGGAAACTGGTTCTGAAGAACACACTGAGCCAGGACAACGTCCCCTTCCTGAGCACGGGATGCGTTAAGGAACAGGACTGGAGCCTGGAGAGTACCTGGAGAGATGGCACAGGGATTCCACCAGCATCATGAGTTGAAAAACACCTTGTATCCCAAGGCACGGACAATCAGCACTCCAGGGCTGGACATTGGGAATTCATTGGGAAAGATTCCTTTCCCACTTCCCATCTCCTCCCCCACAGTGTCTTCATTTTCTGGACCCATTCTCACACTCACCTTcagccctggagctgcagaTGTCCTGGGTGCTCACACCAGAACCTGCACCGTGGGACAGAGAGGGTTTTGGTTAGGGGGACAATGTCCTGCTCACCCACATCTTCCTGCCCATGTCCCCATTGAGGAGTAGGAACAATCTCATCTGTGTTTTTGCATACTGCATCTCCTCCATCTCCTACTCAGCATACCCAAGCACAGTTCAGATGTGTTTTCAGTTCCAGATGCAGTCCCCTCAAATTCAAATTCAGACAGCATTCCTAAGTCTCAAATTTTTCGGACATGCCTACATGCATGTTCCTTCTCAGCTTCACTCTCAGCACCACCCCAAGAATTTCACTGGTGGGTTTCCTGCTCCAGGTAGGGTTCTCTGctccccacagcatccccaaCTCACcaaacaccagcagcagcaggagggcagcgACACGAGGACACTGCGTGGCCCATCCCGCCTGCACCCACATCGTTTGCAGATCGCTCCTCCCGGCGCCTGCTTTTCAATGAGCTGGATGCAGATGGTCACAGGTTTGTGTTGTGAGCCGTGGACCCATCCTGCGGTGCTTCTGCAGCTGACGGAGAGTTATTCACAGCGAGAGGCTGTGATGCTGCCTATGGTGCATCTGTTGCGTCAGCAGAGACACCGCTTTTATTTCAGTAGAGACCTCAGCATGGTCCGCGTTTCCTGTTTCCTGAAGGGAGGAaacttctcccttctccctctttTCCCCACATCTCCTTGCTGATCATGGCCTCATTCTGCATGCAGTGTCCCTTTGGTCTCTGGGGGTCAGCTCTCCTCCTTGCTCTGTCTCCTCCCCACCTTCCGACCACCCCCAGTCTATCACAGAGTCATCAAAGAGAAAGGTTTGATTTGGAAGGACCTTAAAGAGAATACAGTTTaccgtagaatcatagaatcctacggcccatccatcccatccctgagcacctccagggatggtgcatgcactgcttctctgggcagcctgtgccagtgcctcaacacGCACTGAATCAAGAATTTCTTCCGAGCATCTGACCTTAATCACCCCGCTTCTACTTTAAAACCTTtctctttgtcctatcactgtcaaaCTGTGTAATCAATCACAGTCCATCTTGTTTACAAGGTCCCTTTACATACAATCTCTGTGTGCCAGGCAGGGCATCTCTAATGTTCTTTCCACATATCCCCACTGCTCCTTTACTCTTCAGACTGCATTCTCAGCCCAATCTCACCCTCCTGGGAGCATCCCGGCAGTGAGAAGCCTGGAAGCAACCCAATGCCTTGAGTGCATTGCTGCTGCACACTCCCCATCACCTGCAGAACTCCAACAGCAGAAAACTTCTTTGCACtcactgtcactgctgttgTCACCACAAGGAAATGCCACTGCAGTTTCATTCCTTGCAGTAAAAGTAAACTAGTGCCTCTCCCCACTCCTCTGTCCCACAGAACATTTTCTCTGGGCTCACAATTGAGAACGTGTCCCTGCTTGGATGTAGGGCTGATGGTGAAGTCAAGGGGCAGAGCAGGACCACGGCTGCGGTTCTGCTGTCTGCTCTGAGAACGGAGGAACTCAGCCACTGGGAGCTCTGGCCCTGCATCAGCCCATGGAGGTGATCAACAGAGGGCTGGACGCAATCTGCAGACCCACAAAACGTTGCCATGTGTGAGAACTCACTCTGTGGTGAACCGTCTGCGTGCTCAAAATCAGCAGGTGCTATTTTTGCATCCCCGTTCTTAGTGCTCTCTGGCCTGGCCAGACTACAGCTTTGTGCAGACAGTAACACCTCTTCTGTTTAGAAATGAGAACTTTCCTCCCACACAAGATTCACCTGACCGCTCCTTCAAAACGATGCATTTCTCCCTGATGCTTTGCTTGTGTGGAGCTGGGCTTGAAGCAGCatttcagagagcagcagctgcacatcTCCAGTCTGAGGGACCAAAAGCATCGAGGTGTGTGAGTGCGGAGGGCTGATGAGCTTCAAAGAACATCAGCTGTTTGCACGGCATGACCGCAGTTGCTTTGCTCTGGGCTGGACGATGAAGACAGGCCGAGTGTTTCCACACAGCTTGGGAAGGGCTTGAGATCTGTGGGGCAGGATTCCCCTTGTGTTTGCCCATCTTCCAGCTGGTTTTTGATGAAAGGTGCTGTAAGTTGACTGGTAGCAGCACTGAGCGTGTCAATTCAGGCAGAATTTCTCTGCTCTCAGTCCCCCAGCTCAGGGCAGTTATTGCACAGCATGGATGAACagtgagaaaaagcaaaggttcCGATTGTGTCGCAGCCTGACTGTAATCCAAACACCTACAATGAGACCCAAAAGCAGTCTGGGGATCGTTTATCAAAAATGCCCTtgacatttttcatcttcttcttgTGCAGAGAGCTCCAATTTGGTAACTTGCTCACATTGAGTCTTTAGAGCACCTTCTCCATATTTGATGTGCTTCATCTCAAGGCAAGATGAATTACTAATTTCCTTATCAATCTGAGTCCAGATGTAAGGAATGTTAATGATTATCAAGTGTTGATGTGTCTTTTGAGATCTTTGCCTTACCAGATTCTTGCCTACATTACCTGTAAGATACCTCCATGTGGATGAATGAATCCTACTCTTCATTCTGGGCTAACTTAATTCTTCCACTTTCAATTCACATTACAATGTTAAATCCCTGGATGTAGATGAACTGACACTCCGTTTATCTCCCACAATCATgtaagaagggtagaaaggagAGCCCTGGGAGCTACCGATCTGTcagcctcacttctgtgccaggaaagatcaagcagcagatcctcctggaatcTATGCACGGAATTATTACAGAATAACCAGCACGGCATCACCAAGTGCAAATCCTGCCTGACCAACCAAGTGGCTTTCTATGATAgtgtaactgcatcagtggacaaaggaagagaCACTGATACCATGTGTCTGGACCTCAGtgaggcctttgacatggtcctcATTCCTAATTGGAAATATATGAATTTGATGGGTGAGCTGTCTGATAGATGAGGAGCTGGTTACGAAATTGAACCCAGAGAATGGTAGTCAACATctcagtgtctggatggagatcagtgacaagtggtgtcccgTGGGGGTCAGTACTATGACGAGCAAGTACATGACATCAACAGTGagatcgagtgcaccctcagcaagtttgcagatgacaccaagctttGGGGTGCAGTCAACACACACAAgagatgggatgccatccagaaggactCAGGCGATCTGAGCCCAGGAGAACatcatgagattcaacaaagccaagtacaagatcttgcacctggatCATGGCAACCCTTACTAGAAGTACAAATTTGGGAAtgaaaggatagagcacagccctgtcgAAAAGGATCTGGTG includes:
- the LOC104916165 gene encoding uncharacterized protein LOC104916165 isoform X1, giving the protein MWVQAGWATQCPRVAALLLLLVFGSGVSTQDICSSRAEGTLQAPVLFLNASRAQEGDVVLAQCVLQNQFPATRIVFCKDGLEVYSMKAQEGRVINSMLLSITEGSSGTYRCLYLQRNEKNWLRSSALSPPRDLHVTGHVSSSTKGTAPTVIAVTSLVFTLLLSVATFWTIKKGACRERCRRQQHVSSQQMEATDYGEIQYAAIVHFQRDRKNGKS
- the LOC104916165 gene encoding uncharacterized protein LOC104916165 isoform X2, translated to MWVQAGWATQCPRVAALLLLLVFGSGVSTQDICSSRAEGTLQAPVLFLNASRAQEGDVVLAQCVLQNQFPATRIVFCKDGLEVYSMKAQEGRVINSMLLSITEGSSGTYRCLYLQRNEKNWLRSSALSPPRDLHVTGHVSSSTKGTAPTGACRERCRRQQHVSSQQMEATDYGEIQYAAIVHFQRDRKNGKS